From Macadamia integrifolia cultivar HAES 741 unplaced genomic scaffold, SCU_Mint_v3 scaffold1915, whole genome shotgun sequence, a single genomic window includes:
- the LOC122065187 gene encoding uncharacterized protein LOC122065187 translates to MGNCVFRGVGEVEGVIKVVTSSGGIMELYAPLTAEFITNEFPGHGIFRSHDLFSQPLIHNEELLVGQLYYLLPLSITTRRREIFPSGIRTTTTCVSSSSVVTPPYRMSFDSQGILKRSEKREVMPRQQNNINYSTGVWKVKLVISPEQLAEILSQETRTEALIESVRTVAKCGNGAAVSSASNSDQWSISSSWKASFDRHGFLDF, encoded by the coding sequence ATGGGGAACTGTGTGTTTCGTGGGGTAGGGGAAGTGGAAGGGGTGATCAAAGTGGTGACATCAAGCGGTGGAATCATGGAGCTCTACGCACCTTTAACCGCAGAGTTCATCACCAATGAATTCCCAGGCCACGGCATATTCCGAAGCCACGATCTCTTCTCTCAGCCACTCATCCACAACGAGGAGCTACTTGTTGGACAACTGTATTACCTTCTTCCACTCAGCATAACGACCCGTAGAAGAGAAATATTCCCCAGCGGTATCAGAACCACCACCACCTGCGTCTCCTCCTCCTCCGTCGTAACGCCGCCGTATCGGATGTCATTCGACAGCCAAGGAATACTGAAGAGGTCCGAGAAGAGAGAGGTGATGCCGAGACAACAAAACAATATCAACTACAGCACAGGAGTGTGGAAGGTGAAACTGGTGATAAGCCCAGAACAACTAGCGGAGATATTGTCCCAAGAGACACGCACGGAGGCGTTGATAGAGAGTGTTAGAACGGTGGCTAAGTGTGGGAATGGAGCTGCAGTCTCATCTGCATCTAATTCTGATCAGTGGAGCATCTCCAGTAGTTGGAAGGCTTCCTTCGACAGGCATGGCTTCCTTGACTTCTAG